Part of the Antedon mediterranea chromosome 6, ecAntMedi1.1, whole genome shotgun sequence genome, aacagACACTGTGCTACATGACAGTGTACggtgttaaaagtacagcatttatgcAGACAGCAACGTGGATAACTTTCTATAGTTATACAGATATCACCTagggacagtagcagaatcggttGTATATACTTAACTTCAACCcaaatgtaattaatatttgtCAAATAGGTATCGGtacataataaatgtaaaataaacacGGAAAATAGATTATAAACAGAATCAGCTTCTTTTTTCACGATaatataaaatgtgttaactaGCCAGTTTTGTTAAATATGTTTGTTACTAACTAATGATTTGatgtatattacagtattattaatccaaaggcaaattactgaaaaaatgacaatgttgtgggtatcagtggctggatctcaatggagatacaaaaaaaaaagcgaaaagctaaatcaaaacgataagtaaaacagccagaaaagttagcagagctttcgggcaacactagcccttcatcagtgtaacagtattattaattatacatgttGTTTATATAGTCGACTTATACACTACAAAGCTTTTCACAGGCGTACACAACAACACAAAGCTACTCGACTAGCTACTCAAAAAGGTGTGGATTTCTTTGGATTAAGCGATGTACACGATATCGGTAAGTAGGCATTCAGGTAATAGGCGAGCACAGGAAACCAGAATAGCTTTGAATTTATTTTCTTCgcttttcttttattattgtttaaattttgtcattattattgtcattgtcattattattatcctaTACAATATAACAGTTTTTTTAACGAAAAGATCATATACTACGGTTCTGGAAATAGAAACATTCATTTGCATGTTATATTGTCAATATCATATAATGATGAACAGTGTTGAGGCCAAAGTCAACGAGTTATTTGTTTGTGTTGGACGTATACTCTTTCCCATtcgatttatatttttttaaatttaagttgaTGTCTTCAAGCTGTGTCGTCAAAGattgttaaaaattaaattacgaTTGATAACTGGTACATTAGAAagtgacaaacaaaatatttaatacttgtCGTAGGCCTGTAAGCCAACATTCTCTagaacaataaaacaaacactAATAATCAGTAGCAAAGTAATAAGAAAAAGCAATCAAGCTAATATTGGTTTTTGTTTCTGATATAGTTTGATTAATATTAACTTATCTTTAACTCAATTTAGCCGAAATTATAGAACAGTCTATAAAACGAAAACATCTTACAGAACAATTTACGTTTGCTGTCAGGGTTGGACTACATCATCACCTGGAAGTAACGACTGTAGAGAACGTAAGAATAATGTTGCCCTCTCTCTATCCTCCTGTAAATTTGTTCGTTATGGTACTCTCAATTATTGTGTATGTATCACATCCAAGTGATCATCATCGACTTAAAAAATGATTGAAAGCATTGTAATAAATTATGATGATTCATTAtcttaatttttgttgttgttgttgcagCAATCTGTGCGCCACGATGCGAACATGGAACCTGTATAGGCCCCAACAATTGTAACTGTATTCAGCAATACCACGGCCCAAGATGTGAATACGGTAAATAAACTTGTTTATTGACTGATTTTTCGAGCAATATATGGACCGACCGGTAGACGTCGTCCGTCATTACCCCCGCCCACCTCATTGACACACATATCCACCCCCCTACTCAACTCAATAACTACTCTCTGTGTGTTTTTACTCCAGCATGCAATAGAGCTATTGATTACTGTGAAATAGTGGATTGTACATCACATACAAATTCCGTATGCACTAAGTGTCTCTTTCACGTCAGTGATACTATAAAGGCTTTTGACTTAGTTGGAGGCCAATGCAACAGTAAGTTTTGACATGTTCTCTTCTATTGGCAATAAGCATTGTTCTATCTGTGAGACGTGTTTAATCTAATCATTTCGTAATTGCTTTTGCAACATATCTataaactgtatttttaaaGATGATCTGTTTTTATGATGATAAGGCTTCAGCGCGCCCCATATCGCAAATCACCATAACAGAAAACTGGAGGTATTAGTGGTTAGttgatgttattttatataGGTGTTCGTGTGTTATTAGGCCCTATATCGACATACTTTAAATCGTTATAAGATCAATTTAAAAAGgcaataaatataatgttttgtatAACAGAAATTTGCTCATGGAGGAATGACAGTAAGTCTTGCTATCCTGGTAGCTGCACAGATTATCAATGTACTTGTAACGACGATTTTAACGAACACTTCAACTGCAGGGCTAGTAAGTTACATTCTGCCTGGAATTCTGcttgcaataaaaaaaattgcacCCAATTATACACGAGCGGTATCATGTCTAGACAATAATCAGCATGCAGTATTGCATCTTCTGACAGTAACCTTCATGGAATATTGTATAACTTCTCCTGACatactacagtagtacagtatcaTAACGCTTTTTGCCAACAACCTGTGTTGATACCATGTGCCTTGTGGTCAGGAGACACGATGACAGGATGATTGTCGATAGACATGATACCGTACATGAATCGACTGAACATTCTATGTAGCCAGATATTCATCATCTCATTGTCCTGATAAATAATGTCGTTCATTTTCTTtctcaaattttaattttaaacgatTAAACTATTTAATGATGCTTTTGATAATTAATGTTCTGTAGTTGACATACCGCCATCAGTATCTCATTGCTCAGTAATGCTTCAACAAGACTCTGGAGCAAAAACGGTTGCTACAACTGACATTTCATGTCAAACATCTCATGTCTACGTATCATTACAAGGCAACGGTTCATCAGTGAATTGGCAGACACGTTACTCAGGACCTTCTTCGGCTGGATATCCATTCCCTTATTACGTCAATGAATTCAAAGTAGGCATAGTTGCAGCTAGCGTTGATTGGCAAATAGTCAGAGGTATTTaagtatttattaaattattagcaattactaataaaatactaatataggcctagtagtactataGTACCCAATGAAACCAATATTTACTCTGTTTTTAGTGTGTTAGGGTAATGTATTAGTTACTTTCAATTCTATGTTTATAACCTCAGATTCTATTTAGAAAATGAAGTTTCTGAATATTCAAtgtttattaaactttattcGTTCAACATTTCTAAACAACGATATCATTTTGAAAGTATGCATACTGTGTAAACGTTGAAATTCTGTATTGTTTATTCCATAAACAGATGATATTGTAAGTGCGACTGGTACAATTGACTGTAATTTAAACCATGATCATGACGATCCAAACCTTGCAACTCATTCTTGCGGACGATACGGATCATTAGATCAAGATCTTCAACATAGTGATAGGTAGTGTATTTACATCTTTTTCCGGGCTCATATTTGTTGCCTTTGTTGTCGAATAAACGAATGAATCCGCAACTAGTCTAACAAGTACATGTTTGTTCCCAaccatttttcttatttatagtatttttcttatttatatatagttatttataattatcaaGACAAATTATGTGATACAGATGTTTTTCGATGTCTCTGTGTGGAGAATGCCGAGTCATTCAATTGAATGTGactttttcatttctttatttttacattagaatatatataacattatcatCAACAAATGGAGGATTTCTTCGACTTAATAACTATGACTTTTCAAGTTCCAGTACAATTGATGAACCCGTGTATTATGCTGGGCAAACTGTTCTTTTGATGATGAAAGTGGAGTATTCATTGTACAAGAACATCCTATACAAGTCAGTGTTGATGGAGAGTCGCTAAATCTTGGAACAGACGCTTGGACAACTGGTGACATAAAAGTAAAAGCCAGATTCTTCTGTGATTGGATTAAATAATGATAACATGATAACGATTAAGATGAGAATGGTCTTTCTTTTCAAAGAAATCTTTACCACTAATTCATATTATAgagaaaatatcaaaaataaacAGCGCCGACAAAAGTGAATAAATAccgaaaaaaacaatttcttagcttaaatgctatttatttaaattgctTTATATATTAGGTTCAGTTGTCATGGGACGGccattttgtcaataaaatgcACATAGATCAGAAGCTACTGTACGCCATTAAAGCAGATACTGACATCGTACACACAGATTATGATAGCCAAGCGTCTCCCGCAGGGCGCCCTTTAACAGCCATTGACAATCAAAATGGAATCGTCAAGTTTGAAGTTGGGTTTTCTGAAGACCAGCATGGAGGAGTGACTTTTCCTTCATTTGAGCCAACTTGGATGAATTTAACAAATGATTTGGTATTATAGGCCTAACGTTTATACGTATTACATATTTTACAGTCGAAtcaactggtttttttttttgttcctctacaataaaaataaaataaattagtacTCTAATTTACACGAATTAATTACCGacataaacattaaattatcatTACCAATTATATCTGTTAAATTCCATTGATTTCAAGTTCTTTCAACTGATATCTTTAttcatgtatttattatatgcCTTTTTAGGATCAAATGTATATGGATTCACTGGAAAAATGCTGATGATGCTGATACATTTGGGTTTTGGGTACGTGCGACAGACGTAATGGGAAATAGTAAGAGTGATTATATAATTCTTCATATTGATTCAACATCCCCAATAATCGAAGACGAATTTGAAACCAACGGAGACGGGTAAGTAAAGACTTTTTTTATCTGTTCCTTTTATCTCCTTTTAATCCAGATCATTCTCCCATTATCTTGTTTTTCATGTCTACGCTTTTTAGtagcgtgcaaacgcgactctatagctcactttgtcggttggttggtcgatCGGTCGGTCGGCCGGTCGGTCAgtcagtaaacactaactcaaatttgcgcacgcgactgcagacACGTATATGGCCTTGCTAAAAACACTATTTCTGTTAAAGCTGTTCACATGCataatatttaaagttaatCAATTTATAATTTGAATACAGTGTGTATCATGTGACTGCATACGATCGAGAAAGTGGAATTATGAACGTTTATTGGCAGATTATGTCTGAGGAAGACTTGGGAGTTGTTTTGTCAGAGGGTTACGTAGACGGTTTTAGTTTTGTAAGTAAAgacaatttcatttcattcatacAGTTATATCTTAACGGGGTTAGGCATACaataaagtataattttacattttatcgtttatttaaaatgttgccaAAATCGAGTTCCTAATCGAGAGGAATAAGGATCAAAAttacctattattattttttgtctaCATTTGTGTACAGCCACATCAAAACCAGGCGCTTGTCGCTAGATAGGGATTTGTGTAAAATGCATTTGAATGTGTGAAACTcatattttgaccattttgtttttttaccattATCTGATAGGAAATTTACCGTAgatttcaaaaatatatatcttattaACTAATTCAAATGGAAAGGTggtaaaaattacataaatctGAGCCTCTATCCTCGTGTTTCGATTGAAAGAACGTGGTAATTCGTTATAAAAAAGCAGTTATTTTCGTCATTCCTACGCCGTAATTTTGTAGATAACCCCTGAAAGCTTGGTATCATTCGATAGGTATTTTGTTCatgaatctaaaaataaatgagtgATGTCACAGATTGTACGATATAGACCAATAAAAACCGATTTTATAGAACCCTTTAGTGTAAACAAAAACGGCCTTGTTGCTACGAACACGCTGAAAGAAGCGATGTGATTGGTTTAATGTTGTCACATGACCCATCCAGCATGGAAAATTCCAGGTCAACAAAATCTTATCGCTAGTACACGCTTGTcgagaaaaatatattttttatagttcaTCTAAGTACTGTACACAGTAATACTAAAGTGACGTGTACTGACTCAGACTTGATAACAATAAGTTATAACATACTAAAGTAAAGGGCCTAGCTAAGTTATTTATCGTAAGAGTTGATATTAGCAATGTAACTCTCAATCCACTggcactaggcctagctaggctaggtacAGTAGGCTAGACCTggctctactaggcctaggcctagtactataaGCCTAGACTAGGCGGAGATccgcctaggcctactactacgcTGGGCTACTAGCCTAGATAGGCTGCAtggcatagtaggcctagctagctagtaataataatagtaataacaacaacaagGCCTAGCCCAATTAAAATAAGATAGAGTTTTCCTCTCTATAGTATAATAAGCCTCCTGAAAGGCTTTacttactagctaggcctaggcctactgctgggctattttatttatttcaatttggttAAATTTCATTATGCTTAAAAATTGCCAATGATGGGTTGGGTGTGTGGGGAGTGTGTGCAAAACATAAACCGTAAAAACCAGTACAATACAAATCcctcacaaataaaatactggtaCCTTGGCTAAATTTCACGTTATTCATCATGCTTAAAAACATTGTTCAAGCTAACAGGTGTGTCTATCTGTCATGATCAGGCCAGGTGCTGGTTCAACAATAGACGTATtacataacaataacaacagtAAAATCCACTACAATACAAATCcctcacaaataaaatactggtaCCTTGGCTAAATTTCACGTTATTCATCATGCTTAAAAACATTGTTCAAGCTAACGGGTGTGGCTATCTGTTATGGTGCTGGTTCAACAATAGAATACATAacattgtttgaaggtttgcatggcaaaatcaaatgttgatataaagtttgcggtacaccacgtatattaagtctgaaaagaactgttgagtttctcttacatacataacattaacactaaaaaccagtacaatacaaatcactaacaaataaaatactggtaaTTGAATTTTGCCGACCAGAAACGAGGGACATTGTGTGCCCTGCGCCATTTTGAACAAAAAGcagataaaataaagtaaaaagagaaataaaattgaataaagttcattaataaaatgtttgctgttttttaaaaatttgtttagAACTAATAATAAGCTAAGGCAATCTTCCTGAAtacctactagtaggcctactgtattattctTACACTACACTATTATAAATGAATTTGACAGATTTTACATAAATTAGTGGTACTTTGTAATCGTCATAATTAACTATGATAACCACCtcggattttgatgaaattttcaTGAATATCAGAAAACACTATATTGAATAAGTGTGCCAAATTTCAGAATGATTGTTTATCTAGAAGGTAGTGTTGCTAAGGTATTAATTGTTCAATCTGTAACAGCATGGGGCAACTTCCTGTCTGATTTGTCATTAAACTTTGACTGTTAATTACTCagtaattacaaataaattttgTATAAATGCTATATACATTTATTGCCATAACTCTGGGAATATTTGCTTGATTTAAATGATCCAAACACCATTTTGAAGGATATATTGTGAGGAATACCATTATAGTatcaactaaaaaaatatatatttcaccaAGTGCCTGGTTTTGATGTGGCTGTACACATTTTTAAGATTAGAATATCACATTTGCTTTCTTTAAAAGAGTTGTCACTCGTAAATAGTTGATGGACTGGTCTAGTTTGACAATTCCAAAATCAGCCATCAAATCGCACTTTAGGGTCCTACAAAGGCATTTGATAGTGCTATCTACCTGTTACAAAATTATCTTAACTAAAGTCAGTAAGAAACTGTACAATATATTTAGGCATAACATAACATCTATTTTTTTCTGCTCGATTACCGTAATGATTAACCTTTCCATGTATGTTCCTTATTGAAAGTATATATAAATGATCatttattgataaataatatttattaacaaaaaatacttaggcctacttatactTAAATCTTACTTTTTTACACAGGAAAATGGTTCTTGTGTGCCTACTAATTGTTACTGTATACTTAGCAATAAATATTGCTACAAGTTGCAATTGGACGTAACCCCAACCATTGAACAGAATACTCAAGAAACATTATTGTTACTACGTGTAACTATAAGAAATAATGCCCTACTCGAGACTTCACAGGAAATGCAAGTAACCATTTCAAATCATATACGTTTcacaacatttttaataaaaactaaaatgaATCACAGTGTAAGTTActatgatatataataatatagattttaagaaaaaaaaaacacctgaAATCAAAACTTTGAATTTGAATTATTCCAGATCCTCACATCGAGCATTTCCCAACCTGTTAAAACAGTAAGTAATTATTTGTtagtgtaaataataataaatcaacaGAGACATTGGGTGAGTGAGCACGTACAACTTTTTTGCTCTCGATTTTCACCTTTCAAAGAGACATTTATCTTTGTTTTTTCCCGATTGTATCATTATCATCGTAAATAGCATCTAGGACTTATCATGTAAACTTTTAAAGATGATGGTCAATGCTCTGTCGGTGTAAATAAGCAGTGAGTATTTTATCCCCATGATACCGCATCTATTGCCATTGGCTCGCCGTTGAAAGCACTGCAAGGTTAACTATTACTGTGCTAGCCATATGCAAATCAAAATCCTTCAATAAGGTTTCCAAACATCTGCGTCACTTATGCAAATTAGTAAATTTGGCCGAAATTACCAGCTGTGATTGTGACCTGATATGTAAAACAGTGGTGGTACTGTATAAAAGCAAGTGTAATCATGGCCCCGAAGTTAGATGTTGATAAGCTGAAGAAAGACTTGCTTCAGGAGCTGACTACTTCTATTACTGAGACATTAAACAAAGCATTTGATAAGCTGCAGGAGCAAATCAGTAATATTGAAACCAGATTGGACTATTTAGAACAATATTCACGTCGCAATAACCTTAGATTCTACGGTTTACAGGACTCGACAAAGTCAACTGATGATTTGGTGGCGGAGGTTATTCGCGACAAAATGGGTATCACTTTCAAGTCCGACGATATTGAAGTATCTCATCGAATCGGTCCTATTACTGACAAGCCTAGGCCAATAATTGTTCGGTTCAATTCAATCAGGACCCGTAACAATGTGTTTGCAGCCAAATCCAAACTGAAGGGTATGCCGGTTTATATCTCGGAAGACTTAACAAAAGCAAATTTCAATCTCTTTTGGAAGGTAAGACACCATGATGGAGTTCAACGTGCCTGGACTAACAGATGCAAGATATGGGCCCTGTGTAAAGGTGAAGAAAAACCCAAGCATATCAAGAATGAAAAGGATTTTGAACGACTGATTGCTGAACATTAAGAACGTTTAGACTGTGCGGTGTCATTAACAGTTCGTTTCTTACCGACGGAATATGACCATTATTTGTTGATTTTAGATAGCAAAAACGTGTtctcttgtttttatttcaatgtttactatGTTCGTTTGGCTAAGTGTTCTCATATGTGCTAGCGTTTTTAAagtgagtaggcctactttacttattttttttactgataaAAGACCAACGGTCTTGTATTGACCATATAGTTActagtcaaaatgtatatattaatgattttggTGCATTGTGCCCACTTTTAAATTGTGATCACAGTCcagtatatgcaaatattgatatTCGTATCACACGGGACAAGCCATACAATCgtaaaatatatctttttgaaaaaactgattttaatttatatcgtAATGCTCTTAATTCTGTAAATTGGGAAGAAGTTTATTCATCTTCAAAGGTTGAAGATGTTTGTCATAATTGGATtgacttatttattaataattgtgttgataactatattatatctaaaattataactgtgcGTCCTAATGACAAGCCTTGGATTAATGCTCATATTAGAACTCTTATTCACAAAAGAAATCGCGCCCATTCCACTCGAAATAACTCAAATTCGCATATGCAACGTTTTCAGAAAATTCGCGCAAAAGTTGTTAAAGCAATAAGAAAAGCTAAACAAACTTTTCTGGataaacaatttgatttattaatgaataaaaactGTGATTCAAAAACTTGGTGGTCTACCATAAATTCAGTTTGTAATtccaaacaatattataagattCCTCCAATCAAATTAAACGATGATGTCCTAACTTTAAATAGTGAGAAAGTTAAAgcgtttaacaattattttaaatctcaATCGTTTATTCCTAATCATGATGATTTTCCTTCGGACTTCACATATAGAACTGCATCGAGACTCTCAACTCTCAAATTATCTGTTGATGAGATCATGAAATTATTAACTATGCTGGATAAAAACAAGGCGATGGGACCTGATGAAATTCACAGTATCATACTAAAAGAATCTGCTGAAATTATTGCACCCCATTTGACAAAGCTTTATAACTTCTGCATAAGCCAAGGATATTTTCCTGTGGAATGGAAAAAATCAAATGTCATTCCTCTGCATAAAAAAGGCAATAAATCCTTTATTGAGAACTACCGCCCTATATCCATACTTCTTTATCTTATAGATACATTTAATAGAGCTTTAGATTTAAGGAAAGAAGTAATCTCGGTATTTTTGGATATTTCCAAAGCCTTCGATAAAGTTTGGCATAATGggattatatacaaattaaatcaatatggAATTAATGGCACTCTTCTAAAATGGTTCCAAAGTTACTTAAACTCACGTGAGCAACGTGTTATTATTGAAGGAACTACCAGTCCTTGGGTGACCATTACAGCAGGAGTACCCCAAGGATCTGTTTTGggtccatttttatttattgtattcataaatgatatggttgataatatcaaatctaatattagtttatatgcagatgatactTCGTTATATGATATTTGTACAGATCGTAATATTTCAGAACAAAAATCAAATGGTGATCTTAATGTCATTTATAATTGGGCAAAAAAATGGAAAGTAACATTCAATGCTAACAAAACGAAAGCTATACTGTTTACACGTAAACATTTAG contains:
- the LOC140052486 gene encoding uncharacterized protein gives rise to the protein MAPKLDVDKLKKDLLQELTTSITETLNKAFDKLQEQISNIETRLDYLEQYSRRNNLRFYGLQDSTKSTDDLVAEVIRDKMGITFKSDDIEVSHRIGPITDKPRPIIVRFNSIRTRNNVFAAKSKLKGMPVYISEDLTKANFNLFWKVRHHDGVQRAWTNRCKIWALCKGEEKPKHIKNEKDFERLIAEH